A single genomic interval of Eriocheir sinensis breed Jianghai 21 chromosome 33, ASM2467909v1, whole genome shotgun sequence harbors:
- the LOC127006811 gene encoding glutamate receptor ionotropic, delta-2-like produces MGEKTMVCCLVLILLESSALGSFARVVAEGEGATREDLASVMFLLAARYTPKCLWVVVSEEGLQQRPWSHTHLTLDPSTGEASATIDYINKNTERVMLFACITFLMTRPPEPSLYPVLTDASNTQLTRYFIARFPNEIAAEDFLLDERLVYEENVVALVEHGGANTTVEVLTRQLFHPSGSAQIHPVTRWVKGKGFTNDRDVFPQQMSNFYGTKLRGVTLDFRPFTDYEKVKDSRVVIPKPSLDVFILEVIADKLNFTYELVMPEDGLWGYMREDGHWVGVVGDVEFRRANFSLVLSLTLERLLSVDFTRVYYNDPLSFVTAKSRPDPLWLKLIKPFSSGVWILALLSIVGSVFLYYIIFRIQTVLGTSGMAPSRAFIHVFGSFLGQSLFTIPWLSAGRVFLGFWVLYGLLLTTYYKTSLTAALAVPFVPPTLDTLQQLIRSNLDYGMIDAKGSEYQLFSTSTVPLYKKMFQEMSFLSSEESMAMVQKGKYAYIYFKSNLNIIVGTQYTNANGETDLHVAAEEFFPGGYAWSFPKGAPYRKTFDGVMAHCLQAGLIDKWLKDLYSIYLKELQDKKTPQEKKKEKVEAAAKQSDGTVVLSLNHLQGAFLTLLLGSGSGVLLLVLEFFLGRVLGMLSSAARSASSDAYKSSFSQRVMAGTEPQGPPDCKVTSGFDDKGNYMIRAVLKSS; encoded by the exons ATGGGTGAGAAGACAATGGTTTGTTGCCTCGTTTTGATCCTTCTCGAGAGCTCTGCCCTGGGGAGCTTCGCGCGAGTCGTTGCCGAGGGCGAGGGTGCTACTAGGGAGGATCTGGCGAGTGTGATGTTTCTGCTGGCCGCCAGATACACGCCCAAGTGCCTGTGGGTGGTGGTGAGCGAGGAGGGGCTGCAGCAGCGTCCCTGGagccacacacacctcaccctcgACCCCAGCACCGGCGAGGCCTCGGCGACCATCGACTACATCAACAAGAACACGGAGCGAGTCATGCTGTTCGCCTGCATCACCTTCCTCATGACGCGTCCCCCTGAGCCCAGCCTGTACCCGGTCCTCACAGACGCCTCCAACACGCAGCTCACGCGCTACTTCATCGCCCGCTTCCCCAACGAGATCGCGGCTGAAGACTTCCTCCTGGACGAGCGACTGGTATACGAAGAGAACGTGGTGGCTTTAGTGGAGCACGGCGGCGCCAACACCACCGTCGAGGTCTTGACCCGCCAGCTCTTCCACCCGTCAGGCTCAGCGCAGATCCACCCCGTCACCAGGTGGGTCAAGGGCAAGGGATTCACCAACGACCGCGACGTCTTCCCGCAGCAGATGAGCAACTTTTACGGGACGAAGCTAAGGGGGGTGACGCTGGACTTCCGCCCCTTCACCGACTACGAGAAGGTGAAGGACTCGAGGGTGGTGATCCCGAAGCCTTCCCTTGACGTGTTCATCCTCGAGGTGATCGCCGACAAGCTCAACTTTACCTACGAGCTGGTGATGCCCGAGGACGGCCTGTGGGGATACATGCGCGAGGAC GGCCACTGGGTCGGTGTGGTCGGTGACGTTGAGTTCCGCCGTGCCAATTTCTCCCTCGTCCTGTCCCTCACGCTGGAACGGCTCCTCAGCGTTGACTTCACGAGGGTTTACTACAACGACCCGCTCAGCTTCGTCACCGCCAAGAGCCGCCCAGACCCGCTGTGGCTAAAACTGATCAAGCCCTTTAGCA GCGGGGTGTGGATTCTCGCCCTGCTGTCCATCGTGGGCTCGGTGTTCCTCTACTACATCATCTTCCGCATACAGACCGTCCTCGGCACCTCAGGCATGGCACCCTCGCGAGCCTTCATCCACGTCTTCGGCTCCTTCCTCGGCCAGTCCCTCTTCACCATCCCCTGGCTCTCCGCTGGCCGG GTGTTCCTCGGGTTCTGGGTGCTGTACGGGCTGCTCCTCACCACCTACTACAAGACCTCCCTGACTGCGGCCCTCGCGGTGCCCTTCGTGCCCCCGACCCTCGACACGCTGCAGCAGCTCATCAGATCGAACCTCGACTACGGGATGATCGACGCCAAG GGCTCCGAGTACCAGCTGTTCTCCACCTCCACCGTGCCGCTCTACAAGAAGATGTTCCAGGAGATGTCGTTCCTGTCGTCCGAGGAGAGCATGGCCATGGTGCAGAAGGGGAAGTACGCCTACATCTACTTCAAAAGCAACCTGAACATCATCGTGGGCACCCAGTACACCAACGCCAACGGGGAGACGGACCTGCACGTGGCGGCCGAGGAGTTCTTCCCCGGGGGCTACGCGTGGTCGTTCCCGAAG GGCGCCCCCTACAGGAAAACTTTCGATGGCGTGATGGCGCACTGTCTGCAGGCGGGACTCATAGACAAGTGGCTGAAGGACCTCTACTCCATATACCTGAAGGAGCTGCAAGACAAGAAAACGccacaggagaagaaaaaagagaaggtcgAGGCGGCGGCGAAGCAGAGCGACGGCACG GTGGTGCTGAGCCTAAACCACCTTCAGggagccttcctcaccctcctcctcggcAGCGGGTCTGGGGTGCTGCTCCTCGTACTCGAGTTTTTCCTCGGACGAGTACTGGGCATGCTATCTTCAGCGGCTCGGTCTGCCTCCAGCGACGCTTACAAGTCTTCGTTCAGCCAACGTGTCATGGCCGGCACAGAGCCCCAGGGACCACCAGACTGCAAAGTGACGTCTGGGTTTGACGACAAAGGGAACTACATGATACGAGCGGTACTGAAAAGCAGTTAG